One Roseburia rectibacter DNA window includes the following coding sequences:
- a CDS encoding Y-family DNA polymerase, translated as MNDSSHIYIAIDLKSFYASVECVKLGYDPLTTNLVVADESRTEKTICLAVSPSLKAYGIPGRARLFEVVQKVKQVNKERRSRIAGGMFTGKSADDKELKNNPALELTYITAPPRMALYMEESNRIYDIYLKYVAPEDMHVYSVDEVFMDVTHYLKTYQMSARELAEKMIQDVLKETGVTATAGIGTNLYLCKVAMDVVAKHVTPDANGVRIAELDEMSYRRLLWDHRPLTDFWRVGGGYRKKLEAAGLYTMGDVARCSLGREQDFYNEDLLYRMFGINAELLIDHAWGYEPTTIDLIKAYKPETNSISSGQVLQCPYEFEKGKLIVREMTDLLVLDLVDKHLVTDQMVLTIGYDIDNLTDPKRKNAYHGEVTIDRYGRKVPKHAHGTINLKSRTSSTKQIMDAVMELYDRIVDPDLLIRRIYVVACRLSDETSAKQDDTFEQLDLFTDYAALEEKKQAEKEKMEKERKLQEAVLSVKKKYGKNAMLKGMNLQEGATSIERNRQIGGHKA; from the coding sequence ATGAATGATTCATCCCATATTTATATTGCAATCGATCTGAAATCTTTTTATGCATCTGTAGAATGTGTAAAATTAGGATATGATCCGCTGACGACAAATCTTGTCGTGGCAGACGAGAGCAGAACGGAGAAAACGATCTGCCTTGCGGTATCACCGTCATTAAAGGCATACGGTATTCCGGGACGTGCAAGATTATTTGAAGTGGTGCAGAAAGTAAAACAGGTCAATAAGGAGCGGAGAAGCCGGATTGCCGGTGGAATGTTTACAGGAAAATCAGCAGATGACAAGGAACTGAAAAATAATCCGGCACTGGAACTGACTTATATTACAGCACCACCGCGCATGGCGCTTTATATGGAAGAAAGTAACCGGATCTATGATATTTATTTAAAATATGTAGCACCGGAAGATATGCATGTTTATTCCGTGGATGAAGTATTTATGGATGTAACGCATTATCTGAAAACATATCAGATGAGTGCAAGGGAGCTTGCAGAGAAAATGATTCAGGATGTTTTAAAAGAAACCGGTGTTACGGCAACCGCCGGTATCGGTACGAATCTTTATCTGTGCAAGGTTGCGATGGATGTTGTTGCAAAACATGTGACACCGGATGCAAATGGAGTGCGGATCGCAGAGCTTGATGAGATGAGTTACCGCCGGCTGCTGTGGGATCACAGACCGCTGACAGATTTCTGGAGGGTTGGCGGTGGATACCGGAAAAAATTAGAGGCGGCAGGCCTGTATACAATGGGAGATGTTGCCCGCTGTTCATTGGGGAGGGAACAGGATTTTTATAACGAAGATCTGCTATACAGGATGTTTGGCATCAATGCAGAACTTCTGATCGATCATGCATGGGGGTATGAGCCGACCACGATCGATCTGATCAAGGCGTACAAGCCGGAGACAAACAGCATTAGTTCCGGGCAGGTATTACAGTGTCCATATGAATTTGAAAAGGGAAAGCTGATCGTCCGGGAAATGACGGATCTGCTTGTACTGGATCTTGTGGACAAACATCTGGTTACAGATCAGATGGTACTTACCATCGGTTATGATATCGATAATCTGACTGATCCGAAGCGTAAAAATGCATATCATGGGGAAGTGACCATTGACCGTTATGGAAGAAAAGTGCCAAAACACGCTCACGGTACGATCAATCTGAAAAGCCGGACTTCATCGACCAAACAGATTATGGATGCTGTTATGGAGTTGTATGACCGTATCGTAGATCCAGATCTTCTGATCCGCCGGATTTATGTTGTCGCCTGCAGACTGTCGGATGAAACTTCAGCAAAACAGGATGATACATTTGAACAGTTGGATCTGTTTACGGATTATGCGGCATTAGAAGAAAAAAAGCAGGCGGAAAAGGAAAAAATGGAAAAAGAGAGAAAACTTCAGGAGGCAGTTCTCAGTGTAAAAAAGAAATATGGGAAAAATGCCATGTTAAAGGGGATGAATCTTCAGGAAGGCGCTACAAGTATAGAACGTAACAGGCAGATCGGGGGACACAAAGCATGA
- a CDS encoding HI0074 family nucleotidyltransferase substrate-binding subunit produces MENKYINRYKNFCRSLNNLKKSKTADPDADFVLEGTAQNYNLTFDLSWIVMKDILVKVLGINDIALGSPRANLQAAFSNKLIDDDVWLQMLRTRNLLAHDYDGAVARENFEKITTVYYDVFYKFKMIAEEYFEKGMQEEDSFKA; encoded by the coding sequence ATGGAAAACAAATATATTAACAGATATAAAAATTTTTGCAGAAGTTTGAATAATTTAAAAAAAAGTAAAACAGCAGACCCGGATGCTGATTTTGTGTTAGAAGGTACTGCTCAAAATTATAATTTAACATTTGATTTATCATGGATAGTGATGAAGGATATTTTAGTCAAAGTATTGGGTATTAATGATATAGCGCTTGGATCGCCAAGAGCGAATTTACAGGCGGCATTTTCAAACAAATTGATTGATGATGATGTTTGGCTGCAAATGTTGAGAACAAGAAATCTGCTTGCTCATGATTATGATGGCGCAGTTGCAAGAGAAAATTTTGAAAAGATAACAACAGTGTATTATGATGTTTTTTATAAATTTAAAATGATAGCAGAAGAGTATTTTGAAAAGGGAATGCAGGAAGAAGACAGTTTTAAAGCCTGA
- a CDS encoding nucleotidyltransferase family protein: MNVMPVNILITKVAEICKKNGVKKLVLIGSFATDTATPYSDIDFVVYGDVDMDKLEQDLEKIETLRKIDILEYKTIRNQYLLEDIAKYGKQIY; encoded by the coding sequence ATGAATGTAATGCCCGTAAATATATTAATTACAAAAGTTGCAGAAATATGTAAAAAAAATGGTGTAAAAAAATTGGTTCTTATAGGTTCATTCGCAACAGATACAGCAACTCCATATAGTGATATTGATTTTGTAGTTTATGGCGATGTGGATATGGATAAACTTGAACAGGATCTAGAAAAAATAGAAACTTTACGTAAGATAGATATTTTGGAATATAAAACAATTCGAAACCAGTATCTTTTGGAGGATATCGCAAAGTATGGAAAACAAATATATTAA
- a CDS encoding GGGtGRT protein: MALFEGYERRIDQINAVLNSYGISSIEEAEKITKDAGLDVYDQVKKIQPICFENACWAYTVGAAIAIKKGCTRAADAAAAIGEGLQAFCIPGSVADHRKVGLGHGNLGKMLLEEETECFCFLAGHESFAAAEGAIGIAEKANKVRQKPLRVILNGLGKDAAQIISRINGFTFVETQYDYKAAKLNVVYEKAYSNGLRATVKCYGADDVQEGVAIMHHENVGVSITGNSTNPTRFQHPVAGTYKKECIEQGKKYFSVASGGGTGRTLHPDNMAAGPASYGMTDTMGRMHSDAQFAGSSSVPAHVEMMGLIGMGNNPMVGATVAVAVSVEEAHKAGKF; this comes from the coding sequence ATGGCATTATTTGAAGGATATGAAAGAAGAATTGACCAGATCAACGCTGTGTTAAACAGCTATGGTATCAGCTCTATCGAAGAAGCTGAAAAAATTACAAAAGATGCTGGACTTGATGTTTACGATCAGGTAAAGAAAATCCAGCCAATCTGTTTCGAGAACGCTTGCTGGGCTTACACTGTAGGTGCTGCAATCGCAATCAAAAAAGGATGTACAAGAGCTGCTGATGCTGCTGCAGCAATCGGTGAGGGACTTCAGGCATTCTGTATTCCGGGTTCTGTTGCAGACCACAGAAAAGTAGGTCTTGGACATGGTAACCTTGGTAAAATGTTATTAGAGGAAGAGACAGAGTGCTTCTGCTTCTTAGCAGGACATGAGTCATTTGCAGCTGCTGAGGGTGCAATCGGTATCGCTGAGAAAGCAAACAAAGTACGTCAGAAACCATTACGTGTTATCTTAAACGGACTTGGAAAAGATGCTGCTCAGATCATCTCCCGTATCAACGGATTCACATTTGTTGAGACACAGTATGATTACAAAGCTGCAAAATTAAATGTTGTATATGAGAAAGCATATTCTAACGGACTTCGTGCAACTGTAAAATGCTATGGTGCAGATGACGTTCAGGAAGGTGTTGCGATCATGCATCATGAGAACGTAGGTGTTTCCATCACTGGTAACTCTACAAACCCAACACGTTTCCAGCATCCGGTTGCAGGTACATACAAAAAAGAATGTATCGAGCAGGGTAAGAAATACTTCTCAGTTGCTTCCGGCGGTGGTACAGGACGTACACTTCACCCGGACAACATGGCAGCAGGTCCTGCTTCCTACGGTATGACAGATACTATGGGACGTATGCACTCTGATGCACAGTTCGCAGGTTCCTCTTCTGTACCGGCTCACGTTGAGATGATGGGTCTGATCGGAATGGGTAACAACCCAATGGTTGGTGCTACTGTTGCAGTTGCAGTTTCCGTTGAGGAAGCTCACAAAGCTGGTAAATTCTAA
- a CDS encoding iron-sulfur cluster assembly scaffold protein gives MIYTKEVENMCPVAKGAKHEPAPIPEEGKWVHSKKIEDISGFTHGVGWCAPQQGACKLSLNVKNGVIEEALVETIGCSGMTHSAAMAAEVLQGKTILEALNTDLVCDAINTAMRELFLQIVYGRTQSAFSDDGLAIGAGLEDLGKGLRSQVGTMYATKEKGVRYLEMAEGYVTGIALDENNEVIGYQFVSLGKMTDFIKKGDDPNTAWEKAKGQYGRVADAVKIIDPREE, from the coding sequence ATGATTTACACTAAGGAAGTCGAAAACATGTGTCCTGTAGCAAAGGGCGCAAAACATGAACCAGCTCCAATTCCGGAAGAAGGCAAATGGGTTCATTCTAAAAAAATTGAAGATATTTCAGGTTTTACACACGGTGTTGGCTGGTGTGCTCCTCAGCAGGGTGCCTGCAAGCTTTCATTAAATGTAAAAAATGGTGTAATCGAAGAAGCTTTAGTTGAGACAATCGGATGCTCTGGTATGACACATTCCGCAGCTATGGCAGCAGAGGTATTACAGGGCAAAACAATTCTTGAAGCATTAAACACAGACCTTGTTTGTGATGCAATCAATACAGCAATGAGAGAGTTATTCTTACAGATCGTTTATGGTCGTACACAGAGTGCATTCTCTGATGACGGTCTTGCAATCGGTGCTGGTCTTGAGGATTTAGGTAAAGGACTTCGTTCCCAGGTTGGTACAATGTACGCTACCAAAGAGAAAGGTGTTCGTTACTTAGAGATGGCAGAAGGTTATGTAACCGGTATTGCTCTTGACGAGAATAACGAAGTTATCGGATATCAGTTCGTTTCTCTTGGAAAAATGACTGACTTCATTAAAAAAGGCGATGATCCTAACACTGCATGGGAAAAAGCAAAAGGACAGTACGGCCGTGTGGCAGATGCTGTTAAAATCATCGACCCGAGAGAAGAGTAG